The Theileria orientalis strain Shintoku DNA, chromosome 2, complete genome genome has a window encoding:
- a CDS encoding DNA polymerase delta small subunit: protein MGIQRLECEYDQSYSDRFTTHGESYKSQYYVRSMSKLECMKRILMKTIKNKWKNLKIDDSDPGSYKLVKSINYVKGKCVIIGTVFKHMKYQPSPLEEYTQKFNLMVKKEKRNEYTDDEDFLFLEDHTQRLMLIGDCLNPHEFVSGLVIAVRGYMNEQMKFVTEDYTLPEVPDELSLQVNDEEKFIAFTSGLELSGSGINHNSLMLLQNFILGDSENEFNKKLVRLVVAGNGIGECNAESLKNSDIFYAQLASSINVDLMPGNSELDPTNGNLPQQVINPVLMEHSKRYGTFRSTTNPYFFSVDGVRFLGVSGQSVANICKFSRLSEIEALRLVARSRCIAPTGTDSLPCHSELDVFNLTEDSEYPHVFFSGNCKEFAAGEVENGNGTKLPRLVCVPSFKNDPTLVLVSLSTLNVITIKLS from the exons ATGGGAATTCAAAGACTAGAATGCGAATATGACCAATCGTACTCGGATAGGTTTACAACACACGGAGAATCGTACAAGAGCCAATACTACGTTCGCAGTATGTCGAAACTTGAATGTATGAAAAGAATACTAATGAAAacgataaaaaataaatggaagAACCTAAAAATAGATGATTCTGATCCAGGATCATACAAACTGGTGAAATCAATAAACTATGTTAAG ggcaaatgtgtaatcaTTGGAACAGTGTTTAAGCATATGAAGTACCAGCCATCACCCTTGGAAGAATACACACaaaagtttaatttaatggTAAAA AAGGAAAAGAGAAATGAATACACCGACGATGAAGACTTTTTGTTTTTGGAAGACCATACGCAGAGGCTGATGTTAATTGGAGATTGCTTGAATCCACACGAATTTGTTTCAGGGCTG GTTATCGCTGTAAGGGGATATATGAATGAACAGATGAAGTTTGTAACGGAAGACTACACACTTCCCGAGGTTCCAGATGAACTCAGTTTACAGGTGAATGATGAGGAAAAGTTCATCGCATTCACAAGTG GGCTAGAGTTGAGTGGCAGTGGGATAAATCACAACAGCCTAATGCTATTGCAAAATTTCATCCTCGGGGATAG TGAAAATGAGTTCAATAAGAAGCTGGTAAGACTGGTGGTGGCTGGGAATGGAATTGGAGAATGCAACGCGGA ATCGCTTAAAAACTCGGATATTTTCTATGCTCAATTGGCATCGTCGATAAACGTGGATCTAATGCCAGGTAACA GCGAATTGGATCCTACGAATGGAAACCTGCCTCAACAGGTGATAAACCCAGTGCTGATGGAACACAGTAAAAGATATGGAACATTTAGATCAACGACAAACCCGTACTTCTTCTCTGTTGACGGA gTGAGGTTTCTGGGAGTATCGGGACAGTCAGTGGCCAACATATGCAAATTCAGCCGTTTGTCGGAGATAG AGGCACTAAGGTTGGTGGCGAGGTCGAGGTGTATAGCGCCCACAGGCACCGACAGCCTCCC ATGTCACTCTGAGCTGGACGTGTTCAACTTGACTGAGGATTCCGAGTACCCTCACGTGTTTTTCAGCGGAAATTGCAAAGAATTCGCAGCAGGAGAGGTGGAAAATGGGAACGGGACGAAGTTGCCGAGGTTGGTCTGCGTTCCCTCTTTCAAAAATGATCCCACTTTGGTACTGGTATCCCTATCCACCCTAAACGTGATCACCATAAAATTGtcttaa
- a CDS encoding SNARE-interacting vesicle transport protein, whose product MNNINDWYVSPSRDEEYGDRVHLLHQTNVLDESLNNLTESRAVLNETNQIGANVMSKLLNQRDSIMRTKQLVGETQDIHHEARDLIRSIGRSEFYTRVLLYVTIFMLVMAIVMILIYKLLK is encoded by the exons atgaataatataaatgattgGTACGTGAGCCCATCAAGAGATGAAGAATACGGAGATAGAGTACATTTGTTACACCAAACAAATGTATTGGACGAGTCACTTAATAATTTGACAGAATCGAGAGC agtACTAAATGAAACGAATCAAATCGGAGCAAACGTAATGTCAAAATTGTTGAACCAAAGAGACAGTATCATGAGAACGAAGCAGTTG GTGGGTGAAACGCAAGATATACATCACGAAGCGAGAGATTTAATCAGGTCAATTGGAAGATCGGAATTCTACACGAGAGTACTGCTCTACGTGACGATATTCATGTTGGTCATGGCAATAGTGATGATTCTAATTTATAAGCTTCTCAAGtga